A genomic segment from Nocardiopsis sp. Huas11 encodes:
- a CDS encoding helix-turn-helix transcriptional regulator has protein sequence MHWISETEDVHVCVRRCRVADASPTVARRTLARVLRQRREQAKFTAAKAARYAGMHAATLSKVESATTRIQPGTAQALMRYYGGTEAECDAVFDLAHAARQRGWWQTHKAMPDWFDAYVGLETESRLLRDYQVELIHGLLQTDQYAFHLARSAVDVTSDEEAKAHVALRMARQERLTAENPVELHTIMNEAALYREVGGPEVMRSQLKHLRERCELPNVSCQILPFSAGEHAAGYGSFLIMSFPQSPHEAITFAEVVYVEYGLGALYLEDGSDVSHFTKIFNDLSSRALSVDKSLKLIERALQERST, from the coding sequence GTGCACTGGATCAGCGAGACTGAAGATGTTCATGTTTGTGTCAGGAGGTGCAGGGTGGCGGACGCCAGCCCCACTGTCGCTCGTCGCACGTTGGCCAGAGTCCTACGACAGCGTCGTGAGCAGGCGAAGTTCACTGCCGCGAAAGCGGCGAGGTACGCGGGCATGCACGCGGCGACCTTGAGCAAGGTCGAGAGCGCGACCACACGCATCCAACCCGGTACGGCGCAAGCCTTGATGAGGTACTACGGGGGTACCGAAGCGGAGTGTGACGCGGTCTTCGATCTCGCGCATGCTGCTCGCCAGCGTGGATGGTGGCAAACGCACAAGGCCATGCCTGACTGGTTCGACGCCTATGTGGGGTTGGAGACCGAGTCCCGCTTGCTCCGTGACTACCAGGTCGAACTCATTCACGGGCTCCTGCAAACTGATCAGTACGCCTTCCACCTCGCGAGGTCCGCTGTTGATGTCACGTCCGACGAAGAGGCCAAGGCTCATGTAGCCCTGAGGATGGCTCGCCAAGAACGTCTGACAGCGGAGAATCCTGTCGAGCTTCACACGATCATGAACGAGGCCGCGCTCTACCGGGAGGTAGGGGGACCAGAGGTCATGCGGTCGCAACTGAAACATCTTCGTGAGCGGTGTGAACTGCCCAACGTCTCATGTCAGATTCTGCCGTTCTCTGCAGGTGAGCACGCTGCGGGATACGGATCCTTCCTGATCATGTCGTTTCCTCAGTCCCCGCACGAGGCGATCACCTTCGCTGAGGTCGTGTACGTGGAATACGGGCTGGGTGCTCTTTACCTGGAAGATGGTTCGGACGTCAGCCACTTCACCAAAATCTTCAACGACTTGAGTTCACGAGCCTTGAGCGTGGACAAGTCGTTGAAGCTGATTGAGCGTGCGTTGCAAGAGCGCAGTACCTGA
- a CDS encoding DUF885 family protein — protein sequence MPSQRDALHPRLRAITDLTPGATREGAGLHEYDGEVADLSPAGVRSALERLGGQALEDAHDEAHLAAFERGLRLELGELELHRSNPLYHLGELDVSGYDREYAPKEDRDRARVAHLARWPDLVENAIAALDRVPAPVARSLTGAIAGAADGLPADLPEDVRTAALTAHARLLAHLERAAEQGPESAALGAADLSALMGTGEAMDVDLADLAARADAERDRLRASLAEATARLSPGRAPMEVARELTRRYPAADEVLDAARRWTGLALEFTAERGLVPYGDGECRIDVSPPSQRWATAMMAWSGPWEADTPSFYYITPPDASWSEAEAGEWLEMFSHTTLPAVSVHEVAPGHFSHGRALRQAPGQVRKALHSMTFAEGWAHYAEEMCLEEGFGEFAAERLGDPEWTATHYEIGVWVEALIRVTRLSVAIGVHTGGMTVEEAAARFAQDTPLQGPAALSEARRATFDPTYGRYTWGKLEILALRERARREWGAAFSLGRFHRALLDLGSPPLGLIGTAVDRG from the coding sequence ATGCCATCACAGAGAGACGCACTTCACCCCCGGCTGCGTGCCATCACCGACCTCACTCCCGGCGCCACCCGCGAGGGCGCGGGCCTGCACGAATATGACGGGGAGGTGGCCGACCTGTCCCCGGCCGGCGTGCGATCCGCGCTGGAGCGGCTGGGCGGGCAGGCGCTGGAGGACGCCCACGACGAGGCCCACCTGGCCGCGTTCGAGCGGGGGCTGCGGCTGGAACTGGGCGAACTCGAACTCCACCGGTCCAACCCGCTCTACCACCTGGGCGAGCTCGACGTGTCGGGCTACGACCGCGAGTACGCGCCCAAGGAGGACCGTGACCGGGCCCGGGTGGCCCACCTGGCCCGGTGGCCGGATCTGGTCGAGAACGCGATCGCCGCGCTCGACCGCGTCCCGGCGCCCGTGGCGCGCTCCCTGACCGGGGCGATCGCGGGCGCCGCCGACGGACTGCCCGCCGATCTGCCCGAGGACGTGCGCACCGCCGCGCTGACGGCCCACGCCCGGCTGCTCGCCCACCTCGAACGCGCCGCCGAGCAGGGACCGGAGAGCGCGGCGCTGGGCGCGGCCGACCTCAGCGCGCTCATGGGGACCGGCGAGGCCATGGACGTGGACCTCGCGGACCTGGCGGCCCGTGCCGACGCCGAGCGCGACCGCCTGCGCGCCTCGCTGGCCGAGGCCACCGCGCGGCTGTCGCCGGGGCGCGCGCCGATGGAGGTCGCCCGCGAGCTGACGCGGCGGTACCCGGCCGCCGACGAGGTCCTGGACGCGGCCCGCCGCTGGACCGGGCTGGCCCTGGAGTTCACCGCCGAGCGCGGCCTGGTCCCCTACGGCGACGGGGAGTGCCGCATCGACGTCTCGCCGCCCTCACAGCGCTGGGCGACGGCGATGATGGCCTGGTCGGGGCCGTGGGAGGCGGACACGCCGTCCTTCTACTACATCACCCCGCCCGACGCTTCGTGGTCCGAGGCCGAGGCGGGGGAGTGGCTGGAGATGTTCAGCCACACGACGCTGCCCGCGGTCAGTGTTCACGAGGTCGCGCCCGGCCACTTCTCGCACGGGCGGGCCCTGCGGCAGGCACCGGGGCAGGTCCGCAAGGCGCTGCACTCGATGACCTTCGCCGAGGGGTGGGCGCACTACGCCGAGGAGATGTGCCTGGAGGAGGGCTTCGGGGAGTTCGCGGCCGAGCGGCTCGGGGACCCGGAGTGGACCGCGACGCACTACGAGATCGGCGTGTGGGTGGAGGCGCTCATCCGGGTGACGCGGCTGTCCGTCGCCATCGGGGTGCACACCGGCGGGATGACCGTCGAGGAGGCGGCGGCGCGGTTCGCGCAGGACACGCCCCTCCAGGGCCCCGCGGCGCTCTCCGAGGCCCGCCGCGCCACCTTCGACCCCACCTACGGGCGCTACACGTGGGGGAAATTGGAGATCCTCGCCCTGCGCGAGCGTGCGCGGCGGGAGTGGGGCGCGGCCTTCTCCCTGGGCCGGTTCCACCGGGCCCTGCTCGACCTGGGGTCGCCGCCCCTGGGCCTGATCGGCACCGCCGTGGACCGGGGCTAG
- a CDS encoding GNAT family N-acetyltransferase: protein MSTYKTMSFHLETERLLLRPWAESDAEELRALHAERGKGTPTLERARTVITDQLTATPTTGIALLPVVRRDEGDFIGYCGLVIGRSTLEEPEIAYELFQRVHGRGYATEAARAVLDAARATGRTRLWSTTRRWNTPSLRVLDKLGFAEDHVSTDDDGEVVWLTRPLP, encoded by the coding sequence ATGTCGACGTACAAGACGATGTCGTTCCATCTGGAGACCGAGCGGCTCCTCCTGCGGCCGTGGGCCGAGTCGGACGCCGAGGAGCTGCGCGCCCTCCACGCCGAGCGCGGCAAGGGGACGCCCACGCTCGAACGCGCCCGGACGGTCATCACCGATCAGCTCACCGCGACACCGACCACGGGGATCGCCCTGCTGCCCGTCGTGCGCCGCGACGAGGGCGACTTCATCGGCTACTGCGGGCTGGTCATCGGCCGCTCCACCCTGGAGGAGCCCGAGATCGCCTACGAGCTGTTCCAGCGGGTGCACGGGCGCGGCTACGCGACCGAGGCGGCCAGGGCGGTGCTCGACGCCGCTCGAGCGACCGGAAGGACCAGGCTCTGGTCGACCACCCGCCGCTGGAACACTCCGTCGTTGCGAGTCCTCGACAAGCTCGGGTTCGCGGAGGACCACGTCTCCACGGACGACGACGGCGAAGTGGTGTGGCTCACCCGCCCGCTGCCCTGA
- a CDS encoding vancomycin high temperature exclusion protein — protein MGIWIVAAGVGGCVLALAPFTWPYLASAGRRGRVETVPARPVAVVLGAAAWPEGPSPLLARRLDLAVRLFEAGRVERVIVSGDNREVSRCETDVMTAYLVEHGVPADRVAADRHGYRTWDTCVRVRDLFGVRAAVMVTQSFHLPRTVALARAAGIDAVGVGDASLGARRRSTVIGYARELGAAVKALRDVIVRPEPASVEP, from the coding sequence GTGGGCATCTGGATCGTCGCGGCGGGCGTCGGCGGCTGTGTACTGGCCCTGGCCCCCTTCACCTGGCCCTACCTGGCCAGCGCCGGACGCCGCGGCCGTGTGGAGACCGTCCCCGCCCGGCCGGTGGCGGTCGTCCTGGGCGCCGCCGCGTGGCCGGAGGGCCCCTCACCGCTGCTGGCCCGACGCCTGGACCTGGCCGTGCGCCTGTTCGAGGCGGGCCGGGTCGAGCGCGTCATCGTCTCCGGTGACAACCGCGAGGTCTCCCGATGCGAGACCGACGTCATGACCGCCTACCTCGTCGAGCACGGGGTGCCCGCCGACCGCGTGGCCGCCGACCGGCACGGCTACCGCACCTGGGACACGTGCGTGCGCGTGCGCGACCTGTTCGGCGTACGGGCTGCCGTCATGGTCACCCAGTCCTTCCACCTGCCCCGTACGGTCGCCCTGGCCCGCGCCGCCGGGATCGACGCCGTCGGGGTGGGCGACGCCAGCCTGGGCGCGCGCCGCCGGTCCACCGTCATCGGCTACGCCCGCGAGCTCGGCGCCGCGGTCAAGGCCCTGCGCGACGTGATCGTGCGCCCCGAGCCCGCCAGCGTCGAGCCCTGA
- a CDS encoding DUF397 domain-containing protein, whose product MDPLDAAWRKSSYSSNTGACVEVAEVPSGTHVRDSLQPELGHLTFASTEWSVFVTSVKE is encoded by the coding sequence ATGGATCCCCTTGACGCCGCATGGCGGAAGTCTTCCTACAGCTCCAATACGGGGGCTTGCGTGGAGGTCGCGGAGGTACCGAGCGGTACCCATGTTCGCGACTCGCTGCAGCCTGAGCTGGGGCACTTGACGTTTGCGTCGACCGAGTGGAGTGTGTTCGTTACTTCCGTCAAGGAGTAG
- a CDS encoding VCBS repeat-containing protein — MTPSPRRLASLTGLVLILAACGADPDAPSQGGGDAREVREYEAGPVPEGSGGDAADDVNGDGFTDLLFVTDYDAEQLNADPPAAPDEFRRLMVVYGSADGLDPATRTVLPPRAVLAVSASGHGGPRRPGTADLDGDGFSDIPVRTDSGDDRPGGQAVVWGGPAGPDPDAAPTLLTAPSGQAWESSYRPPAAGDFDGDGNADLVLSQEAMPVTGESVLRVLYGPFDRDGTPARTAERALTGRVGALVPEPLPAEGGPTRLLVRRGDDGEQPGNTLLLTGPGDPAEWDEVDLRPGALAAFADLDGDGESDLALADDGSRNNEPGFGTEAPEVDRRVNVYPGPVTAQAQEQGPVAGDLPRADSTGSSSPVSGMAACDTDGDGRDELAIGTHGLGVDLMRVAGDTVEVDPGERLVRRGPDSGPIGAENDPARTARVYSCADYDADGSDELVLVYGPGPYGTSPARWWVTDGAEDESSFDSAAFTD, encoded by the coding sequence TTGACCCCGTCTCCACGCCGACTCGCGTCACTCACCGGCCTCGTCCTCATCCTGGCGGCCTGCGGCGCCGACCCCGATGCCCCATCGCAGGGCGGGGGCGACGCGCGGGAGGTCCGGGAGTACGAGGCAGGGCCGGTGCCCGAGGGATCCGGCGGCGACGCGGCCGACGACGTCAACGGCGACGGGTTCACCGACCTGCTCTTCGTCACGGACTACGACGCCGAGCAACTGAACGCCGACCCGCCGGCCGCCCCGGACGAGTTCCGGCGCCTGATGGTCGTCTACGGCTCCGCGGACGGCCTGGACCCGGCCACGCGCACGGTCCTGCCCCCGAGAGCGGTGCTCGCCGTCTCCGCCTCCGGCCATGGCGGCCCCAGACGCCCGGGCACCGCGGACCTGGACGGGGACGGCTTCTCCGACATCCCGGTCCGGACCGACTCCGGCGACGACCGTCCCGGAGGCCAGGCGGTGGTGTGGGGCGGCCCCGCCGGCCCCGATCCCGACGCCGCGCCCACACTCCTGACCGCCCCCTCGGGCCAGGCATGGGAGTCGTCCTACCGCCCGCCCGCCGCGGGCGACTTCGACGGGGACGGCAACGCCGACCTCGTGCTGTCGCAGGAGGCGATGCCGGTGACCGGCGAGTCGGTCCTGCGGGTCCTGTACGGCCCCTTCGACCGCGACGGGACCCCGGCGCGCACCGCCGAGCGCGCGCTCACCGGTCGGGTCGGCGCCCTCGTCCCCGAACCCCTCCCTGCCGAGGGCGGACCGACCCGGTTGCTCGTCCGCCGGGGCGACGACGGAGAACAGCCCGGCAACACCCTGCTCCTGACCGGCCCGGGCGACCCGGCGGAGTGGGACGAGGTGGACCTGCGTCCGGGCGCCCTGGCGGCGTTCGCCGACCTGGACGGCGACGGCGAGAGCGATCTGGCACTGGCCGACGACGGCTCCCGCAACAACGAGCCCGGTTTCGGGACCGAGGCCCCCGAGGTCGACCGGAGGGTGAACGTCTACCCCGGGCCGGTGACCGCACAGGCACAGGAGCAGGGGCCCGTAGCCGGTGACCTGCCCCGTGCGGACTCCACCGGTTCCTCTTCCCCGGTGAGCGGCATGGCCGCCTGTGACACGGACGGCGACGGACGGGACGAACTCGCGATCGGCACGCACGGACTCGGCGTCGACCTGATGCGCGTCGCCGGCGACACGGTCGAGGTGGACCCGGGCGAGCGCCTGGTGCGGCGCGGACCCGACAGCGGCCCGATCGGCGCCGAGAACGATCCCGCGCGCACGGCCCGCGTGTACTCCTGCGCGGACTATGACGCGGACGGCTCCGACGAGCTCGTGCTGGTCTACGGCCCGGGCCCCTACGGCACCTCGCCCGCGCGGTGGTGGGTGACCGACGGCGCCGAGGACGAGTCGTCCTTCGACAGCGCGGCCTTCACCGACTGA
- a CDS encoding DUF397 domain-containing protein, which produces MECVRYFRQGVAKVGPSVFGDLVFRKSSYSGAGKECVEVASWRTSSYSGGGKDCVEVADVESGALVRDSTQPELGHLAFVSGEWSLFLASVKL; this is translated from the coding sequence GTGGAGTGTGTTCGTTACTTCCGTCAAGGAGTAGCGAAGGTGGGACCCTCGGTGTTCGGAGATCTGGTCTTCCGTAAGTCGTCCTACAGCGGTGCAGGCAAAGAGTGCGTCGAAGTGGCGAGTTGGCGTACCAGTAGCTACAGCGGTGGAGGCAAGGATTGCGTGGAGGTGGCGGACGTGGAGTCCGGTGCGCTCGTGCGTGACTCCACGCAGCCGGAGCTGGGGCACCTGGCCTTCGTCTCCGGTGAGTGGAGCCTGTTCCTCGCCTCGGTGAAGCTCTAG
- a CDS encoding PPOX class F420-dependent oxidoreductase, translating to MSKPPLPAEAVDLLRRPNPATVTTLRSDGAPVSTPTWYMWEDGRALINMDEGRVRLKHLRRDPRVSLTVLDRDDWYTHVTLLGRVVESRDDDGLTDIDRLAQHYLGSRYPNRERGRVSAWIEVERWHGWGAMKDSDQSG from the coding sequence ATGTCCAAGCCGCCGCTGCCCGCCGAGGCCGTCGACCTGTTGCGCCGCCCCAATCCGGCCACCGTCACGACCCTGCGCTCGGACGGCGCGCCCGTGTCCACGCCCACTTGGTACATGTGGGAGGACGGCCGGGCGCTGATCAACATGGACGAGGGGCGGGTGCGGCTGAAGCACCTGCGCCGCGATCCGCGCGTCTCCCTCACCGTGCTCGACCGGGACGACTGGTACACGCACGTCACCCTCCTCGGCCGGGTCGTGGAGTCGCGCGACGACGACGGCCTGACCGACATCGACCGGCTCGCCCAGCACTACCTCGGCAGCCGCTACCCCAACCGCGAGCGCGGCCGGGTCAGCGCCTGGATCGAGGTCGAGCGCTGGCACGGCTGGGGCGCGATGAAGGACAGCGACCAGTCCGGCTGA
- a CDS encoding class IV adenylate cyclase, which translates to MREIETKYRVRRLGALLDALDAAGVDLGGPAFQDDLAYAPAGWEPAMGKPGHTFARLRSVDGGVHVFTTKTPLAEAMEYREHETVVADREQMHRAVMAMGFVPHVRIVKHRRTGTAGEITVCVDVVEGVGAFLELERVVDDDRDGAAVQADLDAWARGLGVELERVTDTYDALVSGASG; encoded by the coding sequence ATGCGGGAGATCGAGACGAAGTACCGGGTGCGGCGCCTGGGCGCGCTGCTCGACGCCCTCGACGCGGCCGGAGTGGACCTCGGCGGACCCGCCTTCCAGGACGACCTGGCCTACGCGCCCGCGGGTTGGGAACCCGCCATGGGCAAGCCCGGCCACACCTTCGCCCGGTTGCGCAGTGTGGACGGCGGCGTGCACGTGTTCACGACGAAGACGCCGCTGGCCGAGGCCATGGAGTACCGCGAGCACGAGACCGTCGTGGCCGACCGGGAGCAGATGCACCGCGCGGTCATGGCGATGGGCTTCGTGCCGCACGTGCGCATCGTCAAGCACCGGCGGACGGGGACGGCCGGGGAGATCACGGTGTGCGTCGACGTCGTCGAGGGCGTGGGCGCCTTCCTGGAGCTGGAGCGCGTCGTGGACGACGACCGCGACGGCGCGGCCGTCCAGGCCGACCTCGACGCGTGGGCGCGCGGGCTCGGCGTCGAGCTGGAACGCGTCACGGACACCTACGACGCACTCGTGAGCGGGGCGTCCGGCTGA
- a CDS encoding vancomycin high temperature exclusion protein produces the protein MTTSDPGIPETDRDDARRPAAGTRARRRVRLVAAVAVAAVLLAFLPFVWTLASTAEHRHTADAVPDRPVALVLGAGVRQDGQPTLLLARRLDTAAELYFDERVSVILVTGDNSVEHYNETDTMAEYLVAAGVPADRIVGDYAGFSTWESCVRAREVFGVREATVVTQDFHLPRAVRLCRSAGIDAVGVADSSLRDRTFATVYGWLREVPAAVAAAGTVLLRPDPTFLGDEESGVQDALAGDGTDTGRD, from the coding sequence GTGACGACCTCTGATCCCGGCATCCCCGAGACCGACCGCGACGACGCCCGACGGCCCGCGGCCGGCACCCGGGCCCGCCGCCGTGTGCGCCTGGTCGCCGCCGTGGCCGTGGCCGCCGTCCTGCTGGCCTTCCTGCCGTTCGTGTGGACGCTGGCGTCCACCGCCGAGCACCGCCACACCGCCGACGCCGTGCCCGACCGGCCGGTCGCGCTCGTGCTGGGCGCCGGAGTGCGCCAGGACGGACAGCCGACCCTGCTGTTGGCCCGGCGTCTGGACACCGCCGCCGAGCTCTACTTCGACGAACGGGTGTCGGTCATCCTCGTCACCGGCGACAACAGCGTCGAGCACTACAACGAGACCGACACCATGGCCGAATACCTGGTCGCGGCGGGCGTTCCGGCCGACCGGATCGTGGGCGACTACGCGGGCTTCTCCACGTGGGAGTCGTGCGTGCGCGCCCGCGAGGTGTTCGGAGTGCGTGAGGCCACGGTCGTCACCCAGGACTTCCACCTGCCGCGCGCGGTCCGGCTGTGCCGCTCGGCGGGCATCGACGCGGTGGGCGTGGCCGACTCCAGCCTGCGCGATCGCACGTTCGCCACGGTCTACGGGTGGCTGCGCGAGGTACCCGCCGCCGTCGCCGCCGCGGGCACCGTCCTACTGCGCCCCGACCCCACCTTCCTCGGTGATGAGGAGTCCGGAGTCCAGGACGCCCTCGCCGGCGACGGCACGGACACCGGACGGGACTAG
- a CDS encoding DUF1707 domain-containing protein, whose protein sequence is MRVSDAERDQVAEILREAAAEGRITFEELDERLDGTYAAKTYADLEPLTADLPGWSVAGTSSGPQGSVVRPEPASAPRTAGGGVLVLDAMGGTIKRNGRWQVPPRVEVTNKYGSTRLDFREAALTTPVVEVFVDASWGEADLLLPENATAQVDVDSSWFGSLKVDVDAMRTPGAPHFVVTGTCQGGSFKVRYRRGAFWDMFDA, encoded by the coding sequence ATGCGCGTGTCCGACGCGGAACGGGACCAGGTCGCCGAGATCCTCCGTGAGGCGGCCGCGGAGGGTCGGATCACCTTCGAGGAACTCGACGAGCGACTGGACGGCACCTACGCCGCCAAGACCTACGCCGACCTCGAACCCCTCACCGCCGACCTGCCCGGCTGGTCCGTCGCCGGCACGTCCTCGGGGCCGCAGGGCTCGGTGGTCCGGCCGGAGCCGGCCTCGGCGCCGCGGACCGCCGGCGGCGGCGTCCTCGTGCTCGACGCCATGGGCGGCACCATCAAGCGCAACGGCCGCTGGCAGGTCCCGCCCCGGGTGGAGGTCACCAACAAGTACGGGTCGACCAGGCTCGACTTCCGCGAGGCGGCCCTCACCACGCCGGTCGTGGAGGTCTTCGTGGACGCCTCCTGGGGGGAGGCGGACCTGCTCCTGCCGGAGAACGCCACCGCCCAGGTCGACGTCGACAGCTCCTGGTTCGGCAGCCTGAAGGTCGACGTCGACGCGATGCGCACCCCCGGCGCCCCGCACTTCGTCGTCACCGGCACCTGCCAGGGCGGCAGCTTCAAGGTCCGCTACCGCCGCGGGGCCTTCTGGGACATGTTCGACGCCTGA
- a CDS encoding ATP-binding protein, whose product MYERSTPTPETAQWPGLRRFLGLFPSRPASVRDARDWLRLRLDLARIPAPPTHDALLILSEITTNALLHAPEGQSGRAFVVSVFTYRNSLRISVRATRTTSTIPCLEVVRADPEAENGRGLFLVDALAATWGVERTRSGPAVYFTLVWDDPERSPATAVPRPRSAQHDALGR is encoded by the coding sequence ATGTACGAGCGTAGTACCCCTACGCCCGAAACCGCCCAGTGGCCGGGCCTGCGGCGCTTCCTGGGGCTCTTCCCCAGCCGACCGGCCTCCGTCCGGGACGCACGCGACTGGCTGCGTCTGCGGCTCGACCTGGCCCGGATACCCGCGCCACCGACCCACGACGCCCTGCTGATCCTCAGCGAGATCACGACGAACGCCCTGCTGCACGCCCCCGAGGGGCAGTCCGGCAGGGCGTTCGTCGTTTCGGTGTTCACCTACCGGAACAGTCTCCGGATCAGCGTGCGCGCCACCCGCACCACCTCCACCATCCCCTGTCTGGAGGTGGTCCGCGCGGACCCGGAGGCCGAGAACGGTCGGGGCCTCTTCCTCGTCGACGCGCTGGCCGCCACCTGGGGCGTCGAGCGCACCCGCTCCGGACCGGCCGTCTACTTCACCCTCGTATGGGACGACCCCGAGCGATCACCAGCGACAGCGGTCCCACGGCCCCGGTCCGCGCAGCACGACGCTCTCGGGAGGTAG
- a CDS encoding dihydrofolate reductase family protein has translation MQQLLKVQNFTVSSDGFGAGENQTLERPFGDADPRELIAWAGATASWPNRTDPGGSRGLDDYLARDFTHNMGAEIMGRNKFGPVRGPWPDYDWQGWWGDEPPFHTPVFVMTHYPRPSFSLSDTTFHFVDDDPAAVLEQAKEAAEGKDVRLGGGATTIRQFLDADLVDTLHVAVAPVKLGSGVRLWESPDELLDRFHLDVVPSPSGVTHHLFWRK, from the coding sequence GTGCAACAGCTTCTGAAGGTGCAGAACTTCACCGTGTCGAGCGACGGCTTCGGCGCGGGAGAGAACCAGACGCTGGAAAGACCGTTCGGAGACGCCGACCCTCGGGAGTTGATCGCCTGGGCCGGGGCCACGGCGAGCTGGCCCAATCGCACCGACCCCGGGGGGAGCCGTGGCCTGGACGACTACCTCGCGCGCGACTTCACGCACAACATGGGCGCCGAGATCATGGGCCGCAACAAGTTCGGGCCCGTGCGCGGGCCCTGGCCGGACTACGACTGGCAGGGCTGGTGGGGTGACGAGCCGCCGTTCCACACCCCGGTGTTCGTGATGACCCACTATCCGCGTCCGTCGTTCTCGCTCTCCGACACCACGTTCCACTTCGTCGACGACGACCCGGCCGCGGTCCTGGAGCAGGCGAAGGAAGCGGCGGAGGGCAAGGACGTCCGGCTCGGCGGCGGGGCCACCACCATCCGGCAGTTCCTCGACGCCGACCTCGTCGACACCCTGCACGTGGCGGTCGCGCCGGTGAAGCTCGGATCCGGGGTACGGCTGTGGGAGTCGCCCGACGAGTTGCTCGACCGGTTCCACCTGGACGTGGTGCCCAGCCCGAGCGGCGTGACGCACCACCTCTTCTGGCGGAAGTAG